One window from the genome of Mumia sp. ZJ1417 encodes:
- a CDS encoding Ig-like domain repeat protein has translation MRRPVVAALATAALVTAGLAGAPAANAGSQVVLPITGTTSLANPLAGGAVLDMPAGAKLTGDFDLLRDPLLVGDMVIPPITAKVRALGIPVLGDTTSTVVLEPVGKTEARAGEGGIVTAKTSFRIALPEVRSDLPLADKLNLGGPDCKTDVITTTLTSTEPLSLTEAFPMKATFTIPEITGCPKVLTIPLSNWALNTLMGGEGNTLDLMVGPITTVPGQNPAPAPAPAPKPVAVTKSASTVKATAKKIAYGKAGKVKVAVRSSRKASGTVRVYKGKKLLATKRLANGKATVTLRKKALKAGKHRLRVVYAGSSTVRGSNGKVVVRVVKR, from the coding sequence ATGCGTAGGCCCGTCGTCGCCGCACTGGCGACCGCCGCACTCGTCACCGCCGGACTCGCAGGCGCACCCGCCGCGAATGCCGGCAGCCAGGTCGTCCTGCCGATCACCGGCACGACGTCGCTCGCCAACCCGCTCGCCGGTGGCGCCGTCCTCGATATGCCCGCTGGAGCAAAGCTCACCGGCGACTTCGACTTGTTGCGTGACCCGTTGCTCGTCGGCGACATGGTGATCCCGCCGATCACGGCAAAGGTGCGCGCCCTCGGCATCCCCGTCCTGGGCGACACGACCTCGACCGTCGTGCTGGAGCCGGTCGGCAAGACCGAGGCACGGGCCGGCGAGGGCGGCATCGTGACCGCAAAGACCAGCTTCCGGATCGCGCTGCCGGAGGTCCGGAGCGACCTGCCGCTCGCCGACAAGCTCAACCTCGGCGGCCCCGACTGCAAGACGGACGTCATCACGACCACGCTCACGAGCACCGAGCCGCTCAGCCTGACCGAGGCCTTCCCGATGAAGGCCACGTTCACCATCCCCGAGATCACGGGGTGTCCGAAGGTTCTCACGATCCCGCTGAGCAACTGGGCGCTCAACACGCTGATGGGCGGTGAGGGCAACACCCTCGACCTCATGGTCGGCCCGATCACCACCGTCCCCGGCCAGAACCCGGCCCCCGCCCCCGCCCCCGCCCCGAAGCCGGTCGCCGTCACCAAGTCGGCGTCGACGGTGAAGGCGACCGCCAAGAAGATCGCGTACGGCAAGGCCGGCAAGGTCAAGGTCGCCGTCCGCTCGTCTCGCAAGGCGTCCGGCACGGTCCGCGTCTACAAGGGCAAGAAACTGCTTGCCACCAAGCGGCTCGCCAACGGCAAGGCGACCGTCACGCTGCGCAAGAAGGCGCTGAAGGCCGGCAAGCACCGGCTGCGCGTCGTCTATGCGGGCAGCTCCACCGTCCGCGGGTCCAACGGCAAGGTCGTCGTCCGCGTCGTCAAGCGCTGA
- the gatB gene encoding Asp-tRNA(Asn)/Glu-tRNA(Gln) amidotransferase subunit GatB, giving the protein MTATRTELVPFDQALETYDPVMGLEVHVELNTASKMFCGCSTVFGAEPNTQVCPTCLGLPGALPVVNGKAVESAIRIGLALNCSIAPWSRFARKNYFYPDMPKNFQTSQYDEPICFEGWTDVTIETDEGPQVFRVDIERAHMEEDTGKSLHVGGATGRIHGADYSLVDYNRAGIPLIEVVTKPIVGAGKYAPQVARAYVASLRELVKALDVSDARMEQGSMRCDVNLSLMRKDADVFGTRSETKNVNSLRSVERAVRYEVERHAGILDAGQKIVQETRHWHEDTGVTTSGREKSDAEDYRYFPEPDLVPVAPSEAWVEELRTTLPEPPAERRARLQGEWGYSDLEMRDVVGAGALDLIEATVAAGATPTSARKWWLGELARRANDTGAPIDELGVTPVQVAEVQALVDAKRINDKLARQVFDGLVAGEGTPEEIVAARGLEVVSDDGALAAAVDRAVEANPDVAAKIRDGKVAAAGALIGAVMKEMRGQADAGRVRELILEKLA; this is encoded by the coding sequence ATGACCGCCACCCGTACCGAGCTGGTCCCGTTCGACCAGGCGCTCGAGACGTACGACCCCGTGATGGGGCTCGAGGTGCACGTCGAGCTCAACACCGCGTCCAAGATGTTCTGCGGCTGCTCGACGGTGTTCGGCGCGGAGCCCAACACACAGGTCTGCCCGACCTGCCTGGGTCTGCCGGGCGCGCTGCCTGTCGTCAACGGCAAGGCCGTCGAGTCGGCGATCCGGATCGGCCTCGCGCTCAACTGCTCGATCGCGCCGTGGTCGCGCTTCGCGCGCAAGAACTACTTCTATCCGGACATGCCGAAGAACTTCCAGACCTCGCAGTACGACGAGCCGATCTGCTTCGAGGGCTGGACCGACGTGACGATCGAGACCGACGAGGGGCCGCAGGTCTTCCGCGTCGACATCGAGCGCGCGCACATGGAGGAGGACACCGGCAAGTCGCTGCACGTCGGCGGTGCGACCGGCCGCATCCATGGCGCCGACTACTCGCTGGTCGACTACAACCGTGCGGGCATCCCGCTGATCGAGGTCGTCACGAAGCCGATCGTCGGTGCAGGGAAGTACGCGCCGCAGGTCGCTCGGGCGTACGTCGCCTCGCTGCGCGAGCTGGTCAAGGCCCTCGACGTCTCCGACGCGCGGATGGAGCAGGGCTCGATGCGCTGCGACGTCAACCTGTCACTGATGCGCAAGGACGCCGACGTGTTCGGCACGCGGTCCGAGACCAAGAACGTCAACTCGCTGCGTTCGGTCGAGCGGGCGGTCCGCTACGAGGTCGAGCGTCACGCGGGCATCCTCGACGCGGGCCAGAAGATCGTCCAGGAGACGCGCCATTGGCACGAGGACACCGGCGTGACGACCTCGGGTCGCGAGAAGTCGGACGCTGAGGACTACCGCTACTTCCCCGAGCCCGACCTGGTCCCGGTCGCGCCGTCCGAGGCGTGGGTCGAGGAGCTGCGGACGACTTTGCCCGAGCCGCCCGCCGAGCGCCGCGCGCGGCTGCAGGGCGAGTGGGGCTACTCCGATCTCGAGATGCGTGACGTCGTGGGCGCGGGTGCACTCGACCTCATCGAGGCGACGGTCGCCGCTGGCGCCACGCCGACGTCGGCCCGCAAGTGGTGGCTCGGCGAGCTCGCACGTCGTGCGAACGACACGGGCGCGCCGATCGACGAGCTGGGCGTCACCCCCGTACAGGTCGCGGAGGTGCAGGCGCTCGTCGATGCCAAGCGCATCAACGACAAGCTGGCGCGTCAGGTCTTCGACGGGCTCGTGGCCGGTGAAGGGACGCCCGAGGAGATCGTCGCCGCGCGAGGGCTCGAGGTCGTGTCGGACGACGGTGCGCTCGCCGCCGCGGTCGATCGCGCGGTCGAGGCCAACCCGGACGTCGCTGCCAAGATCCGCGACGGCAAGGTCGCCGCTGCGGGTGCGCTGATTGGCGCGGTCATGAAGGAGATGCGCGGCCAGGCCGACGCCGGGCGCGTGCGCGAGCTGATCCTCGAGAAGCTCGCCTAA
- a CDS encoding 2-hydroxyacid dehydrogenase, whose translation MPLVLSPFPADAFEVPPGVDVVSYSGATADLPPDDVLADVTMWVLPYVLSADLRATISRMPRLEVVQAQSAGTDGIAAQIPAGVTLCNARGVHDAATAELGVGLIIAALRGIPAFVRAQDEQRWLAYRWWDALADKTVMIVGYGSIGQALERRLAGFEVEVVRVARHPRDGVHATTELPELLPHADVVVLLTPLTDQTRHLADAGFLAAMKDGALLVNIARGPVVDTDALLAELETGRLRAALDVTDPEPLPAGHPLWAAPGVLISPHVAGGTTAMRPRVLALVREQVRRLAAGEELLNPVARPR comes from the coding sequence ATGCCGCTCGTCCTGTCTCCGTTCCCCGCCGACGCCTTCGAGGTCCCGCCCGGCGTCGACGTCGTCTCGTACTCCGGCGCGACCGCCGACCTGCCGCCCGACGACGTGCTCGCCGACGTGACGATGTGGGTGCTCCCGTACGTGCTGTCGGCCGACCTGCGCGCGACGATCAGCCGGATGCCGCGCCTCGAGGTGGTCCAGGCGCAGTCCGCCGGTACGGACGGCATCGCCGCCCAGATCCCCGCCGGGGTGACGCTGTGCAACGCTCGCGGCGTCCACGACGCGGCGACGGCCGAGCTCGGTGTCGGGCTCATCATCGCCGCGCTGCGCGGCATCCCTGCGTTCGTCCGTGCGCAGGACGAGCAGCGCTGGCTGGCGTACCGGTGGTGGGACGCGCTCGCCGACAAGACCGTCATGATCGTCGGGTACGGCAGCATCGGCCAGGCGCTCGAGCGTCGGCTCGCGGGCTTCGAGGTCGAGGTCGTCCGGGTCGCCCGCCACCCCCGCGACGGCGTCCACGCGACCACCGAGCTGCCTGAGTTGCTCCCGCACGCCGATGTGGTCGTCCTGCTGACGCCACTGACCGACCAGACGCGTCACCTCGCCGACGCCGGGTTCCTCGCCGCGATGAAGGACGGCGCGCTGCTGGTCAACATCGCCCGCGGTCCGGTCGTCGACACCGATGCGCTCCTGGCCGAGCTCGAGACCGGGCGCCTGCGCGCGGCCCTCGACGTCACCGATCCGGAGCCGCTCCCTGCTGGTCACCCGCTCTGGGCTGCGCCCGGCGTCCTCATCAGCCCCCACGTCGCCGGAGGGACGACGGCCATGCGCCCGCGCGTCCTGGCGCTGGTGCGTGAGCAGGTACGGCGGCTGGCGGCGGGCGAGGAGCTGCTCAACCCGGTGGCGCGGCCGCGCTGA
- a CDS encoding SatD family protein codes for MYVMTLDQRDSRRGHDAVPELLDGLESVAQPVRAFERTAGDEVQGLLDSPEDVVRIIAHALRDGRWWIGVGVGEVEGPLPESTRAGRGPAYVRARTAVERAKSEPQPVAVRAEDAEPADDAEAALWLLASLLGRRSEAGWEAVDAMASGDLTQRDAASALGISAQAMSRRLAVAGWTEERRGRTLAAHLLAASDPEQKASR; via the coding sequence ATGTACGTGATGACGCTCGACCAGCGCGACAGTCGCCGCGGCCACGACGCCGTGCCCGAGCTCTTGGATGGCCTCGAGTCGGTCGCTCAACCCGTGCGGGCCTTCGAACGGACGGCGGGTGACGAGGTCCAGGGCCTGCTCGACTCCCCGGAGGACGTCGTCCGGATCATCGCCCACGCGCTGCGCGACGGCCGGTGGTGGATCGGCGTCGGCGTCGGCGAGGTCGAGGGGCCGCTCCCCGAGTCGACCCGAGCGGGACGCGGCCCCGCGTACGTGCGTGCCCGTACGGCCGTCGAGCGCGCCAAGTCCGAGCCGCAGCCGGTCGCGGTCCGTGCCGAGGACGCCGAGCCCGCCGACGATGCCGAGGCCGCGCTGTGGCTGCTCGCGAGCCTGCTGGGTCGCCGCAGCGAGGCGGGCTGGGAAGCGGTCGACGCCATGGCGTCGGGCGACCTCACCCAGCGCGACGCCGCGTCCGCGCTCGGCATCTCCGCCCAGGCGATGAGCCGCCGGCTCGCGGTCGCGGGGTGGACCGAAGAGCGCCGGGGCCGTACGCTCGCCGCGCACCTGCTGGCCGCGAGCGACCCCGAGCAGAAGGCGAGCCGATGA
- the gatC gene encoding Asp-tRNA(Asn)/Glu-tRNA(Gln) amidotransferase subunit GatC: MSDGISRADVAHLANLARIDLTDAELDRLTPELTVILESVAQVAEVADVDVPPTSHAVPLSNVFRDDVVTPGLTPEQALAAAPAVEQQRFAVPRILGEEA; this comes from the coding sequence TTGTCCGACGGGATCTCGCGCGCTGACGTCGCCCACCTGGCGAACCTCGCGCGCATCGACCTCACCGACGCCGAGCTCGACCGGCTCACCCCGGAGCTGACGGTCATCCTGGAGTCGGTCGCCCAGGTTGCGGAGGTGGCCGACGTCGACGTCCCGCCGACCTCCCACGCCGTGCCGCTGTCCAACGTGTTCCGCGACGACGTCGTCACGCCGGGCCTCACCCCGGAGCAGGCGCTCGCCGCTGCTCCCGCAGTCGAGCAGCAGCGCTTCGCGGTGCCGCGGATCCTCGGGGAGGAAGCATGA
- a CDS encoding alpha/beta fold hydrolase, which translates to MHRDVLSDDGTRIRAWTNRAEGPTVLLCNGLGTSPYAWPALLDPGCGVRVVSWYHRGIGGSERPRDRSRVDIDAHLEDAHAVMRAFAIDHATVVGWSIGVNLAFELAVRWPERVDAVLGVAGVPGDTFATMLGPARLPRPVARATTVSAARLVQVAGAALNPLTQRLHRVPYLFDAARYTGLMLPRAEPAAAAETLKAFFELDWRWYMHLALHLARHERVSLSKVTQPTTLVGARWDVFAGARQMRSAAARITGARYVELDASHFVALEHPDAVHAELLALLRRVTP; encoded by the coding sequence GTGCACCGGGACGTCCTCAGCGACGACGGCACCCGCATCCGCGCGTGGACCAATCGCGCCGAAGGACCGACCGTGCTGCTCTGCAACGGCCTCGGCACCAGCCCGTACGCCTGGCCGGCGCTGCTCGATCCGGGCTGCGGCGTCCGCGTGGTGTCGTGGTACCACCGCGGGATCGGCGGGTCCGAGCGTCCGCGTGACCGCTCCCGCGTCGACATCGACGCGCACCTCGAAGACGCACACGCGGTGATGCGCGCGTTCGCGATCGACCACGCGACGGTGGTGGGCTGGTCGATCGGGGTCAATCTCGCGTTCGAGCTCGCCGTGCGATGGCCGGAGCGCGTCGATGCCGTGCTCGGGGTGGCGGGCGTGCCCGGCGACACGTTCGCGACCATGCTCGGCCCGGCACGCCTCCCGAGACCCGTCGCCCGTGCGACCACCGTCTCGGCTGCGCGGCTGGTCCAGGTCGCCGGGGCGGCGCTCAACCCGCTCACGCAGCGGCTGCACCGCGTCCCGTACCTCTTCGACGCCGCCCGCTACACCGGGCTGATGCTCCCTCGTGCCGAGCCCGCAGCGGCGGCCGAAACGCTCAAGGCGTTCTTCGAGCTCGACTGGCGCTGGTACATGCACCTCGCCCTGCACCTGGCGCGGCACGAACGCGTGAGTCTGTCGAAGGTCACCCAGCCGACGACGCTGGTCGGGGCCCGCTGGGACGTCTTCGCTGGAGCGCGCCAGATGCGCAGCGCGGCGGCGCGCATCACCGGCGCCCGGTACGTCGAGCTCGACGCCTCGCACTTCGTCGCGCTCGAGCACCCCGATGCCGTGCACGCCGAACTCCTCGCGCTCCTCCGCCGGGTCACTCCCTAG
- the gatA gene encoding Asp-tRNA(Asn)/Glu-tRNA(Gln) amidotransferase subunit GatA, whose product MSTIRLSAAEIAGKLAAGEVSSAEVTQDHLDRIAAVDGDLNAFLALDAEGALATARDVDARRAAGEQLHPLAGVPIAVKDVVATEGIATTAGSKILEGWVPPYDAFLTRRIRAAGLPILGKTNMDEFAMGSSTEHSAYGPTRNPWDRDRIPGGSGGGSAAAVGAYEAPLAIGTDTGGSIRQPAAVTGTVGVKPTYGGVSRYGLIALASSLDQAGPVTRTVLDASLLHDLIGGHDPLDSTSIDAPVPPVIEAARRADVSGLRIGIVRELGGEGYQPGVRARFDEAIALLTKAGAEIVEVSCPSFTYALSTYYLILPAEASSNLAKFDAMRYGLRINPQGVAAPSAEQVMAATREAGFGDEVKRRIIIGTYALSSGYYDAYYGSAQKVRTLIAQDFARAFEQVDVLVSPTTPTTAFPLGSKLDDPMSMYLQDVATIPANLAGIPGLSLPVGVTDEDGLPVGLQVLAPAMADDRLYNVGAALERMLLEQWGAPLLSRAPELAATSETVPSKEETR is encoded by the coding sequence ATGAGCACCATCCGCCTGAGCGCCGCCGAGATCGCCGGCAAGCTGGCCGCGGGTGAGGTCTCGTCCGCCGAGGTCACCCAGGACCACCTCGACCGCATCGCCGCCGTCGACGGCGACCTCAACGCCTTCCTCGCGCTCGACGCCGAGGGCGCGCTCGCGACCGCGCGTGACGTCGACGCCCGCCGTGCCGCGGGAGAGCAGCTCCACCCGCTGGCCGGTGTGCCGATCGCCGTCAAGGACGTCGTCGCCACCGAGGGCATCGCGACCACCGCGGGCTCCAAGATCCTCGAGGGCTGGGTGCCGCCGTACGACGCGTTCCTCACCCGCCGGATCCGCGCCGCGGGCCTGCCGATCCTCGGCAAGACCAACATGGACGAGTTCGCGATGGGGTCGTCCACCGAGCACTCCGCGTACGGACCGACCCGCAACCCCTGGGACCGCGACCGCATCCCCGGTGGTTCCGGAGGTGGCTCGGCCGCCGCTGTCGGAGCGTACGAGGCTCCGCTCGCGATCGGCACCGACACCGGCGGCTCGATCCGTCAGCCCGCCGCCGTCACCGGCACAGTCGGTGTGAAGCCGACGTACGGAGGCGTGTCGCGCTACGGCCTGATCGCGCTGGCCTCGTCGCTGGACCAGGCGGGCCCGGTCACCCGTACCGTGCTCGACGCGTCGCTGCTGCACGACCTGATCGGCGGCCACGACCCGCTCGACTCGACCAGCATCGACGCCCCCGTCCCGCCCGTCATCGAGGCGGCCCGCCGCGCTGACGTCTCGGGTCTGCGGATCGGGATCGTCCGCGAGCTCGGCGGCGAGGGTTACCAGCCCGGCGTACGCGCCCGGTTCGACGAGGCGATCGCGCTGCTGACGAAGGCCGGCGCCGAGATCGTCGAGGTCTCGTGCCCGAGCTTCACGTACGCGCTGTCGACGTACTACCTGATCCTCCCGGCGGAGGCGTCCAGCAACCTCGCCAAGTTCGACGCGATGCGATACGGCCTGCGGATCAACCCGCAGGGCGTGGCCGCGCCGAGCGCCGAGCAGGTGATGGCGGCGACCCGCGAGGCCGGCTTCGGTGACGAGGTGAAGCGCCGCATCATCATCGGCACATACGCGCTGTCGAGCGGCTACTACGACGCCTATTACGGCTCCGCCCAGAAGGTCCGTACGCTCATCGCGCAGGATTTCGCTCGCGCCTTCGAGCAGGTGGACGTGCTTGTCTCGCCGACGACGCCGACGACGGCGTTCCCGCTCGGGAGCAAGCTCGACGACCCGATGTCGATGTACCTGCAGGACGTCGCCACGATCCCGGCCAACCTCGCCGGCATCCCCGGCCTGTCGCTCCCGGTCGGTGTGACCGACGAGGACGGACTGCCCGTCGGTCTCCAAGTGCTCGCTCCGGCGATGGCCGACGACCGTCTCTACAACGTCGGCGCCGCCCTCGAGCGGATGCTGCTCGAGCAGTGGGGAGCGCCGCTGCTGAGCCGTGCGCCCGAGCTGGCTGCGACCTCCGAGACCGTGCCCTCGAAGGAGGAGACCCGATGA
- a CDS encoding exo-alpha-sialidase, producing MDAVLLIGTRKGLWIGRSGDRVSWELEGPLFPMTAVYATCIDTRGDKPRLLVGTMSEHWGPQVSWSDDLGATWSETNGGGIRFPEGTDTALEQVWQLTPGSQPDEVWAGTQPSALFRSTDRGETFSLVQGLWDHPHRPEWGAGFGGQAIHTIVPDPTDPERVTVAMSTGGVYRTEDGGASWSPYNTGIKAYFLPDPWPEFGQCVHKVAMHPARPDVLFAQNHHGVYRSDDGGDSWTSIADGLPSDFGFPIVVHPGRPETVYVFPLVADSDRMPPGGAPRVWRSDDAGTTWRELGKGLPDTSYAAVMRDAFSADDAPSYGLPAGLYLGARDGSVYASDDEGESWREVAAHLPDVMSVRAAVL from the coding sequence ATGGATGCGGTGCTGCTGATCGGGACGCGCAAGGGCCTGTGGATCGGCCGGTCGGGTGACCGGGTCTCGTGGGAGCTCGAGGGGCCGCTCTTCCCGATGACCGCGGTCTACGCGACGTGCATCGACACCCGTGGCGACAAGCCTCGGCTGCTGGTCGGCACGATGAGCGAGCACTGGGGCCCGCAAGTGAGCTGGTCCGACGACCTCGGGGCGACCTGGTCGGAGACGAACGGCGGCGGCATCCGCTTCCCCGAGGGGACCGACACTGCGCTCGAGCAGGTGTGGCAGCTGACGCCGGGCTCGCAGCCGGACGAGGTTTGGGCGGGGACGCAGCCGTCCGCGCTGTTCCGGTCGACCGACCGCGGCGAGACGTTCTCGCTCGTGCAGGGCCTGTGGGACCACCCGCACCGCCCGGAGTGGGGTGCGGGGTTCGGGGGCCAGGCGATCCACACGATCGTGCCCGACCCGACCGATCCCGAGCGGGTCACGGTCGCGATGTCGACGGGCGGTGTCTATCGCACCGAGGACGGCGGCGCGTCGTGGTCGCCGTACAACACGGGCATCAAGGCCTACTTCCTCCCCGACCCGTGGCCGGAGTTCGGCCAGTGCGTCCACAAGGTCGCGATGCACCCCGCGCGGCCGGACGTGCTCTTCGCGCAGAACCACCACGGGGTCTATCGCTCGGACGACGGCGGCGACTCGTGGACGTCGATCGCGGACGGGCTGCCGAGCGACTTCGGCTTCCCGATCGTCGTGCACCCGGGGCGCCCTGAGACCGTGTACGTGTTCCCGCTGGTGGCCGACTCCGATCGCATGCCGCCGGGTGGGGCGCCGCGCGTGTGGCGCTCCGACGACGCGGGCACGACGTGGCGCGAGCTCGGCAAGGGGCTCCCCGACACCTCGTACGCCGCGGTGATGCGCGACGCGTTCAGCGCCGACGATGCTCCCTCGTACGGGCTGCCGGCAGGGCTCTACCTCGGCGCGCGTGACGGGTCGGTCTACGCGAGCGACGACGAGGGGGAGTCGTGGCGAGAGGTCGCGGCTCACCTCCCGGACGTGATGAGCGTCCGTGCTGCGGTGCTCTGA
- a CDS encoding PadR family transcriptional regulator, which translates to MAADLSTTSYALLGLLALDPDDDPEGLTGYELKQRCDQTMRYYWVSPATSQVYTELARLARLGLVDATDAGNVRRSTRRYALNTAGRERLLTWLTTSEPDFPVLKHPVALRLMFGHMVGPEQVEQWLSTYIAQLEERTADLRAVREMLGDDPRRRSPARVAEWGLAYFASESAISHDLRKQVADGDGGAVT; encoded by the coding sequence ATGGCGGCAGACCTGTCAACGACCTCGTACGCACTCCTCGGCCTGCTCGCGCTCGATCCCGACGACGACCCCGAGGGCCTGACCGGGTACGAGCTCAAGCAGCGCTGCGACCAGACCATGCGCTACTACTGGGTCTCCCCCGCGACCAGCCAGGTCTACACCGAGCTCGCGCGCCTCGCCCGGCTCGGCCTCGTGGACGCCACGGACGCGGGCAACGTGCGCCGGAGCACCCGCCGGTACGCGTTGAACACCGCTGGTCGCGAGCGCCTGCTCACCTGGCTCACGACCAGCGAGCCCGACTTCCCGGTGCTCAAGCACCCGGTCGCCCTGCGCCTGATGTTCGGCCACATGGTCGGACCCGAGCAGGTCGAGCAGTGGCTCTCCACCTACATCGCGCAGCTCGAGGAGCGGACCGCCGACCTGCGGGCAGTGCGCGAGATGCTCGGCGACGACCCCCGGCGGCGCTCTCCGGCACGCGTCGCGGAGTGGGGACTGGCCTACTTCGCGAGCGAGTCCGCCATCTCCCACGACCTTCGCAAGCAGGTGGCCGACGGCGACGGGGGGGCCGTCACGTAG
- a CDS encoding oxygenase MpaB family protein, whose protein sequence is MGVREVLAEAVFARIAGDDGEGRRARIHGAEGPRRFGPDDPIWTVHGDASMFVGGIRALLLQSLHPLAMAAVDQHSGYRGDPWGRLQRTSGFLAETTFGTLETSERAVRIVRAIHGRVHGTAPDGRPYAADDPHLLTWVHVAEVDSFLRAHDRYGARRLTSAERDTYLAQAAEVAYALGADDPPTDTEGLRERIEAYRPELASTPAAREAARFILLTPPVPWSLRAGYTALGAAAVGLLPVWARAPLRLPWLPITEATAFRVAGGAATSTIRWAMRPPELPSPVD, encoded by the coding sequence ATGGGTGTCCGAGAGGTGCTCGCCGAGGCGGTCTTCGCCAGGATCGCCGGCGACGACGGCGAGGGACGGCGCGCCCGGATCCACGGTGCAGAAGGGCCGCGCCGCTTCGGCCCCGACGACCCGATCTGGACCGTCCACGGGGACGCGTCGATGTTCGTCGGCGGGATCCGCGCGCTGCTCCTCCAGTCGCTGCACCCGCTCGCGATGGCCGCCGTCGACCAGCACTCCGGCTATCGCGGCGACCCCTGGGGCCGGCTGCAGCGGACGAGCGGCTTCCTCGCGGAGACGACGTTCGGCACGCTCGAGACGTCCGAGCGGGCGGTGCGCATCGTCCGCGCGATCCACGGGCGGGTCCACGGCACCGCGCCGGACGGGCGTCCGTACGCCGCCGACGACCCGCACCTCCTGACCTGGGTGCACGTCGCTGAGGTCGACAGCTTTTTGCGTGCGCACGACCGGTACGGGGCGCGCCGCCTGACCTCCGCGGAGCGCGACACCTACCTCGCGCAGGCCGCGGAGGTCGCGTACGCGCTCGGCGCCGATGACCCACCGACCGACACCGAGGGACTGCGGGAGCGGATCGAGGCGTACCGGCCCGAGCTCGCCTCGACGCCCGCGGCCAGGGAGGCGGCGCGGTTCATCCTGCTGACCCCGCCCGTGCCGTGGTCATTGCGCGCCGGCTATACCGCGCTCGGCGCCGCAGCGGTCGGCCTGCTGCCGGTGTGGGCGCGTGCGCCGCTGCGCCTCCCGTGGCTCCCGATCACGGAGGCGACCGCGTTCCGCGTCGCCGGCGGCGCGGCGACGAGCACGATCCGCTGGGCGATGCGGCCGCCCGAGCTACCGTCGCCGGTCGACTAG
- a CDS encoding RimK family alpha-L-glutamate ligase, which produces MALIALASAASTTDDPEIKLLSEALGALGHEVSVEVWDDPDVDWHRYALTVVRTTWDYTPRRDEFLTWARQVPRLRNRADVLTWNTHKTYLRDLAVHGCPVIPTAWDVTDEEALVGHATALGIAVDGVEWVVKPAVSAGSADTARWADPADALEHSRALVGAGRTSMLQPYVASVDTEGETAVLFAGGEYSHAVVKGAMLAPGEGVREVRDARERITPTTATTDQLRVAAEALRAARKSLGGGIDLLYARVDLVTGPDGKPQVIELELTEPALFLPYVDGAAETFARAVTVSVASMGRV; this is translated from the coding sequence GTGGCCCTCATCGCCCTGGCCAGCGCCGCCTCCACGACCGACGATCCCGAGATCAAGCTGCTGAGCGAAGCGCTCGGCGCCCTCGGCCACGAGGTCAGCGTCGAGGTCTGGGACGACCCGGACGTCGACTGGCACCGCTACGCGTTGACGGTCGTACGGACCACCTGGGACTACACGCCCCGCCGCGACGAGTTCCTCACCTGGGCACGTCAGGTGCCACGCCTGCGCAACCGCGCCGACGTCCTCACCTGGAACACCCACAAGACCTATCTGCGCGACCTCGCCGTCCACGGCTGCCCCGTCATCCCGACGGCGTGGGACGTGACGGACGAGGAGGCCCTCGTCGGACACGCGACCGCGCTCGGGATCGCCGTCGACGGTGTCGAATGGGTCGTGAAGCCGGCGGTGTCCGCGGGCTCGGCCGACACCGCGCGCTGGGCGGACCCCGCCGATGCGCTCGAGCACAGCCGCGCCCTCGTCGGGGCCGGACGGACGTCGATGCTCCAGCCGTACGTCGCCTCCGTCGACACCGAGGGCGAGACCGCGGTGCTGTTCGCTGGCGGCGAGTACTCGCACGCGGTCGTCAAGGGGGCGATGCTCGCTCCTGGCGAGGGCGTGCGCGAGGTCCGCGACGCCCGTGAGCGGATCACGCCGACGACGGCGACGACCGACCAGCTCCGCGTCGCGGCCGAGGCCCTGCGGGCGGCTCGCAAGTCGCTCGGCGGGGGCATCGACCTGCTGTACGCCCGGGTCGATCTCGTCACCGGGCCCGACGGCAAGCCTCAGGTCATCGAGCTCGAGCTGACCGAGCCGGCGCTCTTCCTGCCATACGTCGACGGCGCAGCGGAGACCTTCGCGCGCGCGGTCACGGTGTCGGTGGCCTCGATGGGCCGGGTCTGA